One Pseudomonas sp. AN-1 genomic region harbors:
- the cfaB gene encoding C17 cyclopropane fatty acid synthase CfaB has translation MLAMLPPVLRTLQLPLRVRLWDGHQLDLGPEPQVTLEVRDPQLLTRLAHPSLDLLGSAYVEGAMDIQGSLEQAIQLADALTAALLGDREAAPPVRPAHDKASDAADIHYHYDLSNDFYRLWLDRDMVYSCAYYETGAEDLDTAQQAKLRHLCRKLRLAPGERLLDVGCGWGGLARFAAREFGAEVYGITLSREQLRLARERVAEEGLQDRVQLEYLDYRDLPADGRFDKVVSVGMFEHVGHANLALYFQTLQRAVKPGGLVMNHGITARHTDGRPVGRGGGAFIDRYVFPHGELPHLATAVARMSEAGLEVVDVESLRLHYARTLRFWSERLERRLDEARQLVPERALRIWRLYLAGCAYGFEREWINLHQILAVRPRPDGSHDLPWSRADLYR, from the coding sequence ATGCTGGCGATGCTTCCGCCCGTCCTGCGCACGCTGCAACTGCCATTGCGCGTGCGCCTGTGGGACGGCCACCAACTGGACCTCGGCCCCGAGCCGCAGGTGACCCTCGAGGTGCGCGACCCGCAGCTGCTGACCCGCCTGGCGCATCCCAGCCTCGACCTGCTCGGCAGTGCCTACGTCGAGGGGGCGATGGACATCCAGGGGTCGCTGGAGCAGGCGATCCAGCTGGCGGATGCACTCACCGCGGCGCTGCTCGGCGACCGGGAGGCCGCGCCGCCGGTGCGCCCGGCCCACGACAAGGCGAGCGATGCGGCGGACATCCACTACCACTACGACCTGTCCAACGACTTCTACCGGCTGTGGCTGGACCGCGACATGGTCTACTCCTGCGCCTACTACGAGACCGGCGCGGAGGACCTGGACACCGCCCAGCAGGCCAAGCTGCGCCACCTGTGCCGCAAGCTGCGCCTGGCGCCCGGCGAGCGCCTGCTCGACGTCGGCTGCGGCTGGGGCGGCCTGGCGCGCTTCGCCGCCCGCGAGTTCGGCGCCGAGGTCTATGGCATCACCCTCAGCCGGGAACAGCTCAGGCTGGCCCGCGAGCGGGTGGCCGAGGAGGGCCTGCAGGACCGCGTGCAGCTGGAGTATCTCGACTACCGCGACCTGCCGGCCGACGGCCGCTTCGACAAGGTGGTCAGCGTCGGCATGTTCGAGCACGTCGGCCACGCCAACCTGGCGCTGTACTTCCAGACCCTGCAGCGCGCGGTGAAGCCCGGCGGCCTGGTGATGAACCACGGCATCACCGCCAGGCACACCGACGGCCGCCCGGTCGGGCGCGGCGGCGGCGCATTCATCGACCGCTACGTGTTCCCCCACGGCGAGCTGCCGCACCTGGCCACCGCGGTGGCGCGGATGAGCGAGGCCGGCCTCGAGGTGGTCGACGTGGAGAGCCTGCGCCTGCACTACGCGCGCACCCTGCGCTTCTGGAGCGAACGGCTCGAGCGGCGCCTGGACGAGGCGCGCCAGCTGGTGCCCGAGCGCGCCCTGCGCATCTGGCGGTTGTACCTGGCCGGTTGCGCCTACGGCTTCGAGCGCGAATGGATCAACCTGCACCAGATCCTCGCCGTGCGCCCGCGCCCCGACGGCTCCCACGATCTGCCCTGGAGCCGGGCGGATCTCTACCGCTGA